A portion of the Planctomycetota bacterium genome contains these proteins:
- the pyrF gene encoding orotidine-5'-phosphate decarboxylase, translated as MNHPTDLLLACVERCAGSPVCMGIDPVLEHLHADVRARHHDALGAIREFGHALLRAAAGVVPAVKFQSACYERYGSRGVGVLEEHMSDARGQGYWVVLDAKRGDIGISASHYAAGAARAGAHAITVSGYLGPSGVEPFLDAGLGVFVLVRTSNPDSDVVQGAPLADGRTVAAMMADAVRALGAGRLGASGLSGVGAVVGATKSGEGAALRARMPEQVFLVPGYGAQGGTADDVRALLRPDGRGVLVTASRSIIYEPMGAGDADWTQGVRRAAERLRDEIGAVVRASA; from the coding sequence GTGAACCACCCGACCGACCTCCTTCTCGCGTGCGTCGAGCGCTGCGCCGGGTCGCCCGTGTGCATGGGCATCGACCCCGTGCTCGAGCACCTGCACGCGGACGTGCGCGCCCGGCACCACGACGCGCTGGGCGCGATCCGCGAGTTCGGGCACGCGCTGCTCCGGGCCGCCGCGGGCGTCGTGCCCGCGGTGAAGTTCCAGTCGGCGTGCTACGAGCGGTACGGCTCGCGGGGCGTGGGCGTGCTCGAAGAGCACATGTCCGACGCGCGGGGGCAGGGGTACTGGGTCGTGCTCGACGCGAAGCGCGGGGACATCGGGATCTCGGCGAGCCACTACGCCGCCGGGGCCGCTCGGGCGGGTGCGCACGCGATCACCGTGAGCGGGTACCTCGGGCCCAGCGGGGTGGAGCCGTTCCTCGACGCGGGGCTGGGCGTCTTCGTGCTTGTGCGGACGAGCAACCCCGACAGCGACGTGGTGCAGGGGGCGCCCCTGGCCGACGGGCGCACCGTGGCGGCGATGATGGCGGACGCCGTCCGCGCGCTGGGCGCCGGGCGCCTGGGCGCGTCGGGGCTCTCGGGCGTCGGCGCGGTGGTGGGGGCGACCAAGTCCGGCGAAGGGGCGGCGTTGCGGGCGCGCATGCCCGAGCAGGTCTTTCTCGTGCCCGGGTACGGCGCGCAGGGGGGCACGGCGGACGATGTCCGCGCGCTGCTGCGCCCGGACGGTCGGGGCGTGCTCGTGACGGCGAGCCGCTCGATCATCTACGAGCCGATGGGCGCGGGCGACGCCGATTGGACGCAGGGCGTGCGCCGAGCGGCCGAGCGCCTGCGCGACGAGATCGGCGCGGTGGTCCGGGCCTCGGCGTAG
- a CDS encoding PEP-CTERM sorting domain-containing protein (PEP-CTERM proteins occur, often in large numbers, in the proteomes of bacteria that also encode an exosortase, a predicted intramembrane cysteine proteinase. The presence of a PEP-CTERM domain at a protein's C-terminus predicts cleavage within the sorting domain, followed by covalent anchoring to some some component of the (usually Gram-negative) cell surface. Many PEP-CTERM proteins exhibit an unusual sequence composition that includes large numbers of potential glycosylation sites. Expression of one such protein has been shown restore the ability of a bacterium to form floc, a type of biofilm.) — translation MKNIAIAATLALSAGAAHATTFSFASDFAADTSWTFTGAGTPSAATIRDAVPVTDLLALFRDDDNGPLPPSGPFLDFNANMGIRWVSSTPTTGGAFVHIYAMDVGAFQFDDILGNTEFRVTYFNAVMTVLGTEFAWGSTATIQGADNANGGSVTWFAANTDAAYGIFAGNSVGPDDFAFTLTEINTSGRRPLGNLPRGVAIDQQTRLPTQQWWSEGSFSGGAYWVPAPGATALLLAGAGLVARRRRI, via the coding sequence ATGAAGAACATCGCCATCGCCGCGACCCTCGCGCTGAGCGCCGGCGCCGCCCACGCCACCACCTTCAGCTTCGCGTCGGACTTCGCCGCCGACACGAGCTGGACGTTCACCGGCGCGGGCACGCCCAGCGCCGCGACGATCCGCGACGCCGTGCCCGTCACCGATCTGCTCGCACTGTTCCGCGACGACGACAACGGCCCGCTCCCGCCCTCGGGACCATTCCTCGACTTCAACGCAAACATGGGTATCCGCTGGGTCTCCAGCACCCCCACCACCGGCGGCGCGTTCGTCCACATCTATGCGATGGATGTCGGCGCCTTCCAGTTCGACGACATCCTCGGCAACACCGAGTTCCGCGTGACGTACTTCAACGCCGTCATGACCGTCCTCGGCACCGAGTTCGCGTGGGGCTCCACCGCCACGATTCAAGGGGCGGACAACGCGAACGGCGGGTCGGTGACGTGGTTCGCCGCGAACACCGACGCCGCGTATGGCATCTTCGCCGGCAACTCGGTCGGGCCCGACGATTTCGCCTTCACCCTCACTGAGATCAACACGTCGGGCCGCCGCCCGCTGGGCAATCTGCCCCGGGGCGTCGCCATCGACCAGCAGACCCGGCTGCCGACGCAGCAGTGGTGGTCGGAAGGCTCGTTCTCGGGCGGCGCGTACTGGGTGCCCGCACCCGGCGCGACGGCACTGCTCCTCGCCGGCGCCGGGCTCGTGGCGCGCCGGCGCCGGATCTGA
- a CDS encoding NADH-quinone oxidoreductase subunit I, whose amino-acid sequence MAISEQDVVRLTPRPMSRLEAVYIPEIVKGFGTTLRHMITSFGHGKTSRTMQYPEVRREDLPVLEGGQNASNFRGVHRLNRDEQGRVKCVACMMCPTICPARCIHITAAESPWEDREKYPAKFEIDELRCIFCGMCEEACPVDAIELTPEYDVVGSSRQEMIFDKEKLLHVYDVTIGRKPM is encoded by the coding sequence ATGGCAATCAGCGAACAGGACGTAGTGCGACTGACTCCCCGCCCGATGAGCCGGCTGGAGGCGGTCTACATCCCCGAGATCGTGAAGGGCTTCGGCACCACGCTGCGCCACATGATCACCAGTTTCGGGCACGGCAAGACCAGCCGCACCATGCAGTACCCCGAGGTGCGCCGCGAGGACCTGCCCGTGCTCGAGGGCGGGCAGAACGCGTCGAACTTCCGGGGCGTGCACCGCCTGAACCGCGACGAGCAGGGACGCGTCAAGTGCGTCGCGTGCATGATGTGCCCGACGATCTGCCCGGCCCGGTGCATCCACATCACCGCCGCCGAGAGCCCGTGGGAGGACCGCGAGAAGTACCCCGCGAAGTTCGAGATCGACGAACTCCGCTGCATCTTCTGCGGCATGTGCGAAGAGGCCTGCCCCGTCGACGCCATCGAACTCACCCCCGAGTACGACGTGGTCGGGTCGTCCCGTCAGGAGATGATCTTCGACAAGGAGAAGCTCCTGCACGTCTACGACGTCACGATCGGCCGCAAGCCGATGTAG
- a CDS encoding small basic protein, with amino-acid sequence MSLDRSLKISANMSGKRSVLTRTERINKLVADKKFDAKKDKALGLAKTLAGKG; translated from the coding sequence ATGAGTCTCGACCGCTCCCTCAAGATCTCCGCGAACATGTCCGGCAAGCGCAGCGTGCTGACCCGCACGGAGCGCATCAACAAGCTGGTCGCCGACAAGAAGTTCGACGCCAAGAAGGACAAGGCCCTGGGCCTGGCGAAGACCCTCGCCGGCAAGGGCTGA
- a CDS encoding Glu/Leu/Phe/Val dehydrogenase dimerization domain-containing protein: protein MGAAGFKKYARFFERQPSIVVEWHDDRTDAVGWLCIDTLRGGAAGGGTRMRAEGSREEAVFLAKTMGVKFQVCGPDIGGGKSVIRFDPLTHPKEKRGVLERWYRHVGPYLKDCYGTGGDVNVDEVSEASAITAAVVGIGHPQQGICAGHMSPADGEAVAAKVARLTSGCEAMVKLDDLPGPRDGAWMVADVVTGLGVARAVETYYAARGMKLEGERVSVEGFGAVGAFAAYYLEQRGCRLVAASTRDARGFRVAIDEEGFDVRALIASREGTSLPKPKARKSAIFSSDDADELFEVEADIFIPAAASHTIDGARLKQLRRSGVKVWSCGANNPFARRTKKHDLVKWVADMLDLQRKADEHFEIIPDFVANCGMARAFAYLMGTGASTKGEDILADAARCVDDGVRRLLKGHRGRTGLLSRGYEVFIPDDEA, encoded by the coding sequence ATGGGCGCAGCGGGGTTCAAGAAGTACGCGCGGTTCTTCGAGCGTCAGCCGTCCATCGTCGTGGAATGGCACGACGACCGCACCGACGCGGTCGGCTGGCTGTGCATCGACACGCTGCGGGGCGGGGCGGCGGGCGGGGGCACGCGCATGCGTGCCGAGGGTTCGCGGGAAGAGGCCGTCTTCCTCGCGAAGACCATGGGCGTGAAGTTCCAGGTGTGCGGGCCGGACATCGGCGGGGGCAAGAGCGTCATCCGCTTTGATCCGCTCACGCACCCCAAGGAGAAGCGGGGCGTGCTGGAGCGCTGGTACCGCCACGTGGGCCCGTACCTCAAGGACTGCTACGGGACGGGGGGCGACGTCAACGTCGACGAGGTCTCGGAGGCCAGCGCGATCACCGCCGCCGTCGTCGGCATCGGGCACCCGCAGCAGGGAATCTGCGCCGGGCACATGTCGCCCGCGGACGGGGAGGCGGTGGCGGCGAAGGTCGCTCGCCTGACGAGCGGGTGCGAGGCGATGGTGAAGCTCGACGATCTTCCCGGCCCGCGCGACGGGGCGTGGATGGTCGCCGACGTCGTGACGGGGCTGGGCGTGGCGCGCGCGGTCGAGACGTACTACGCCGCCCGGGGCATGAAGCTCGAGGGCGAGCGCGTGAGCGTGGAGGGCTTCGGGGCGGTGGGGGCGTTCGCGGCGTACTACCTGGAGCAGCGGGGGTGCCGGCTGGTCGCCGCGTCGACGCGCGACGCGCGCGGGTTCCGCGTCGCGATCGACGAGGAGGGGTTCGACGTGCGGGCGCTCATCGCGTCGCGCGAAGGGACGTCGCTGCCCAAGCCCAAGGCCCGCAAGAGCGCGATCTTCTCGAGCGACGACGCCGACGAGCTGTTCGAGGTGGAGGCCGACATCTTCATCCCCGCCGCGGCGTCGCACACGATCGACGGCGCCCGCCTGAAGCAGCTGCGCCGCTCGGGGGTCAAGGTGTGGAGCTGCGGGGCGAACAACCCGTTCGCGCGCCGGACGAAGAAGCACGACCTGGTCAAGTGGGTCGCCGACATGCTGGACCTGCAGCGCAAGGCCGACGAGCACTTCGAGATCATCCCGGACTTCGTCGCGAACTGCGGGATGGCGCGGGCATTCGCGTACCTCATGGGCACGGGGGCGAGCACGAAGGGCGAGGACATCCTGGCCGATGCCGCCCGCTGCGTGGACGACGGTGTGAGGCGCCTGCTGAAGGGGCACCGCGGGCGCACGGGCCTGCTGTCGCGCGGGTACGAGGTGTTCATCCCCGACGACGAGGCGTAG
- a CDS encoding DUF3299 domain-containing protein translates to MKIFWLILALVVILAGGALAFPLLRGSASQPTPAPARDDGPIAADTGPATGTPSTPANAQPSQAGATPDASAPHAGAAPGATGATPAAPDATPPPSGAASNADSSIETAAPRDEKAPGGSIADAQERALRERLPGVSVTVTPAPDADARSDELPQGAPATLPALPEKIGAFNVSPDVIEARGDTLVVDGKYVVKGSGTQADPYVVTWEMLTSVATAFDPRAGKRSIPGRVAMLHEKHVRITGYVAFPMMVKQPRELLVMLNQWDGCCIGVPPTPYDAIEVELTRAVEGNTLFATAGSVHGVFGVKPYVVGDWLVGLYVLAGGELNATDYGGAGF, encoded by the coding sequence ATGAAGATCTTCTGGCTCATCCTCGCCCTCGTCGTGATCCTCGCCGGCGGGGCGCTCGCCTTCCCGCTGCTGCGGGGGTCGGCGTCCCAGCCGACGCCGGCGCCCGCACGCGACGACGGCCCCATCGCCGCCGACACCGGCCCCGCGACCGGTACGCCTTCGACGCCCGCGAACGCGCAGCCGTCCCAGGCGGGCGCCACACCCGACGCCTCCGCGCCACACGCGGGGGCCGCACCCGGCGCGACGGGGGCGACGCCTGCAGCGCCCGACGCGACGCCGCCGCCCTCCGGTGCGGCCAGCAACGCCGACAGCAGCATCGAGACCGCCGCGCCCCGCGATGAGAAGGCCCCCGGCGGATCGATCGCCGACGCGCAGGAGCGCGCGCTCCGCGAGCGGCTGCCGGGCGTGTCGGTGACGGTCACGCCCGCGCCGGACGCGGACGCCCGCAGCGACGAACTTCCCCAGGGCGCCCCGGCCACGCTCCCGGCCCTGCCCGAGAAGATCGGCGCGTTCAACGTCTCTCCCGATGTGATCGAGGCCCGCGGCGACACGCTGGTCGTCGACGGCAAGTACGTCGTGAAGGGGTCGGGAACGCAGGCCGACCCGTACGTCGTGACGTGGGAGATGCTCACGTCGGTCGCGACGGCGTTCGATCCTCGCGCCGGCAAGCGCAGCATCCCGGGGCGCGTCGCCATGCTGCACGAGAAGCACGTGCGCATCACCGGGTACGTCGCGTTCCCCATGATGGTGAAGCAGCCCCGCGAACTGCTCGTCATGCTCAACCAGTGGGACGGGTGCTGCATCGGCGTCCCGCCCACGCCCTACGACGCGATCGAGGTGGAGCTCACCCGCGCGGTCGAGGGCAACACGCTCTTCGCCACCGCCGGGTCGGTGCACGGGGTCTTCGGCGTCAAGCCCTACGTCGTGGGCGACTGGCTCGTGGGGCTCTACGTCCTCGCGGGCGGGGAGCTCAACGCGACCGACTACGGCGGCGCGGGGTTCTAA
- a CDS encoding ABC transporter permease, translating into MTDWTIVARSLRVRLFSTCTTVLIVALGVALMVVLLTLRDAGRSSFERGTGNVHLLVSRDASPLASVLNGLFYASSPPRPLRMAEYEKIASLPPVEWAIPVQLGDSYRGAYPVLATTPEFFAKFQPAQGAAWRFADGRAFAKDFEVVVGASAARATGLRLGDSVVLTHGTGGSRAGGHVHDEFAYAVVGVLEPTGTIHDRALFTNLQSSWLIHAFDRLERAGGHDDHDHEGHDHAGMPIGEEDLTDADRLITNIYLRVLTRPGSDVSASVPVVMETIRRDPAFVASPLTVAGPLQEIRRLMAIVGNIDQILVAMAAAVMIVSSVGILLALYNSMEQRRRQIAILRVLGASAGRIFSLVMTESAIIGLCGALLGLALGYAGSHLTAGVMRARLGLVIEPALPLNVPATILLMTLGLACLAGLVPAVVAYRTGVAKNLRPAA; encoded by the coding sequence ATGACCGACTGGACGATCGTGGCGCGCAGCCTGCGCGTGCGCCTGTTCTCGACGTGCACGACGGTGCTCATCGTGGCGCTGGGCGTGGCGCTGATGGTCGTGCTGCTCACGCTGCGCGACGCGGGACGCTCGTCGTTCGAGCGGGGCACGGGCAACGTGCACCTGCTGGTGAGCCGCGACGCGAGCCCGCTGGCGAGCGTGCTCAACGGGCTGTTCTACGCGAGTTCCCCGCCGCGCCCGCTGCGGATGGCGGAGTACGAGAAGATCGCCTCGCTCCCTCCCGTCGAGTGGGCGATCCCCGTGCAACTGGGCGACAGCTACCGCGGGGCGTACCCGGTGCTCGCGACGACGCCCGAGTTCTTCGCGAAGTTCCAGCCGGCGCAGGGCGCCGCGTGGCGGTTCGCCGACGGTCGCGCTTTCGCCAAGGACTTCGAGGTGGTCGTGGGCGCCAGCGCCGCCCGGGCGACGGGCCTGCGCCTGGGCGACTCGGTGGTGCTCACGCACGGCACGGGGGGCAGCCGCGCCGGGGGGCACGTGCACGACGAGTTCGCGTACGCCGTCGTGGGCGTGCTCGAGCCCACCGGCACGATCCACGACCGCGCGCTCTTCACGAACCTCCAGAGTTCGTGGCTCATCCACGCGTTCGACCGGCTCGAGCGCGCGGGCGGGCACGACGACCACGACCACGAGGGGCACGACCATGCGGGCATGCCCATCGGCGAAGAGGACCTCACCGACGCCGACCGGCTCATCACGAACATCTACCTCCGCGTGCTCACGCGGCCCGGGTCCGACGTGTCCGCGTCGGTGCCGGTCGTGATGGAGACCATCCGGCGCGATCCCGCGTTCGTCGCGTCGCCCCTCACGGTCGCGGGGCCCTTGCAGGAAATCCGGCGTCTCATGGCGATCGTCGGGAACATCGACCAGATCCTGGTGGCGATGGCCGCCGCGGTGATGATCGTGAGCAGCGTGGGCATCCTGCTCGCGCTCTACAACTCGATGGAGCAGCGCCGGCGGCAGATCGCGATCCTGCGGGTGCTGGGCGCCAGCGCGGGGCGCATCTTCTCGCTCGTCATGACCGAATCGGCGATCATCGGGCTGTGCGGCGCGCTGCTCGGGCTGGCGCTGGGGTACGCGGGCTCGCACCTGACGGCGGGGGTCATGCGGGCGCGACTGGGGCTGGTCATCGAGCCGGCGCTGCCGCTCAACGTCCCCGCGACCATCCTGCTCATGACCCTCGGGCTCGCGTGCCTCGCCGGGCTCGTTCCCGCGGTGGTGGCGTACCGCACGGGGGTCGCGAAGAATCTCCGGCCGGCGGCGTAG
- a CDS encoding ABC transporter ATP-binding protein, translating to MTNQPAALQLVDLEFEYPRGDVDAPFRLHIPAFTLAPGEQVLITARSGGGKSTLLSLIAGLLEPRRGRVLVDGRAVHELRGAARDRFRGSRIGMIFQTFNLLQGFSARENVEAALMFSDVPPADHGARAGALLGSLGIAALDRRVERLSVGQQQRVAVARALACGPALVLADEPTASLDPENSATAMELILNACRERGAAVLCVSHDPAMPARFARHERLEDIGRATGDSPSASGRARAGGGA from the coding sequence ATGACGAACCAACCGGCCGCGCTCCAGCTCGTCGACCTTGAGTTCGAGTACCCGCGCGGGGACGTCGACGCCCCGTTCCGCCTGCACATCCCCGCGTTCACGCTCGCGCCGGGCGAGCAGGTGCTCATCACCGCGCGCTCGGGGGGCGGCAAGAGCACGCTGCTCTCGCTCATCGCCGGGCTGCTCGAACCCCGGCGCGGGCGCGTGCTGGTCGATGGGCGGGCGGTGCACGAGCTGCGCGGGGCCGCCCGGGACCGCTTCCGGGGCTCGCGCATCGGCATGATCTTCCAGACGTTCAACCTGCTGCAGGGCTTCAGCGCGCGAGAGAACGTGGAGGCGGCGCTCATGTTCTCCGACGTGCCCCCGGCGGACCACGGCGCCCGCGCGGGCGCGCTGCTCGGCTCGCTGGGCATCGCGGCCCTGGACCGGCGCGTCGAGCGACTGAGCGTGGGGCAGCAGCAGCGCGTCGCGGTGGCGCGGGCGCTCGCGTGCGGGCCGGCGCTGGTGCTGGCCGACGAGCCGACCGCGAGCCTCGACCCCGAGAACTCCGCGACGGCGATGGAACTGATCCTGAACGCCTGCCGCGAACGCGGGGCAGCGGTGCTGTGCGTCAGCCACGACCCGGCGATGCCCGCGCGGTTCGCGCGTCACGAGCGGCTGGAGGACATCGGTCGTGCGACGGGCGACAGCCCCTCGGCGTCCGGGCGTGCGCGAGCGGGGGGCGGGGCATGA
- a CDS encoding type II secretion system protein — MRTRAFTLIELLVVIAIIALLIGILLPALGKARLAGREVKCLANLRSLQAGQLVYCDDYKGLFADVGLPHGGSGDPRLSFIYTLSEYVGSLPRAYDPSSTGDDYYTPELLRSPGDASRFWLSREGGQQEQSSGVWRKTSYGMNNWLSRTYNPGTSDREPFDRLAKIERPSGTVQFMLMTEAGHPTTGAPEFAVSDHPHVENWGTAVQAPARAGAEAHIAKWGGRARTPSAVSTYSFLDGHASAAAFDRLYAGQTQNSFYPDGAP, encoded by the coding sequence ATGCGAACCCGCGCGTTCACGCTCATCGAGCTGCTGGTGGTCATCGCGATCATCGCGTTGCTCATCGGGATCCTGCTGCCGGCGCTGGGCAAGGCCCGGCTCGCCGGGCGCGAGGTCAAATGCCTCGCCAACCTGCGCAGCCTGCAGGCGGGGCAGCTCGTCTACTGCGACGACTACAAGGGCCTGTTCGCCGACGTCGGCCTGCCGCACGGCGGCTCGGGCGACCCGCGCCTGTCGTTCATCTACACGCTGAGCGAGTACGTCGGGAGTCTGCCCCGGGCGTACGACCCGTCGTCGACCGGGGACGACTACTACACGCCCGAGCTGCTGCGCAGCCCGGGGGATGCGAGCCGCTTCTGGCTTTCGCGCGAGGGCGGGCAGCAGGAGCAGTCGAGCGGGGTGTGGCGGAAGACCAGCTATGGGATGAATAACTGGCTGAGCCGCACGTACAACCCGGGGACGTCCGATCGCGAGCCGTTCGATCGGCTGGCGAAGATCGAGCGTCCGTCGGGGACGGTGCAGTTCATGCTCATGACCGAGGCCGGGCACCCGACGACGGGCGCACCGGAGTTCGCGGTGTCGGACCACCCGCACGTGGAGAACTGGGGCACCGCCGTGCAGGCCCCGGCGCGCGCGGGGGCCGAGGCGCACATCGCGAAGTGGGGCGGGCGGGCGCGGACACCCTCGGCGGTGTCGACCTACTCGTTCCTGGACGGGCACGCGTCGGCGGCGGCGTTCGACCGCCTCTACGCGGGCCAGACTCAGAACTCGTTCTACCCCGACGGCGCGCCCTAG
- a CDS encoding LuxR C-terminal-related transcriptional regulator, giving the protein MTTRPTAVDATVIWEALIADSDAGVLILDSKGVIEFANERAVEMFGLRDGAACVGHPLAEFVPPDVFRDRMSLAQESLAAGRAVTVEGMIAGRLQQSTFRPIPGSAGAPASVLVVSRLAGPSDPLSRLPSPGTVRAHVDDPGALGVLTAREMEILKLIGLGLSSAEIARRLERSVKTVEWHRVSLGDKLGVSNRVELARIAIGAGLVGVDPTPPGAAAKPVASADRAD; this is encoded by the coding sequence ATGACAACTCGGCCCACGGCGGTGGACGCGACGGTGATCTGGGAAGCCCTCATCGCGGACTCTGACGCCGGGGTGCTGATCCTTGACTCCAAAGGAGTTATTGAGTTCGCGAACGAGCGCGCGGTCGAGATGTTCGGGCTGCGGGATGGCGCGGCGTGCGTCGGGCACCCGCTCGCGGAGTTTGTTCCGCCTGATGTTTTTAGAGACCGCATGAGTCTCGCGCAGGAGAGTTTGGCCGCGGGACGAGCCGTCACTGTCGAGGGGATGATCGCCGGACGCCTGCAGCAAAGCACGTTCAGACCGATCCCCGGATCGGCAGGCGCGCCCGCGAGTGTTCTGGTGGTGAGCCGTCTGGCCGGCCCGAGCGATCCGCTGAGCCGTCTGCCCTCCCCGGGCACCGTGCGAGCCCACGTGGATGACCCCGGCGCGCTGGGCGTGCTGACCGCGCGCGAGATGGAGATTCTGAAGCTCATCGGGCTGGGCCTGTCGTCGGCCGAGATCGCCCGCCGCCTTGAGCGCAGCGTCAAGACGGTCGAGTGGCACCGCGTCTCCCTGGGCGACAAACTGGGCGTGTCGAACCGCGTCGAACTGGCGCGCATCGCCATCGGGGCGGGGCTGGTCGGGGTTGATCCCACCCCGCCGGGCGCCGCCGCCAAGCCCGTCGCGAGCGCTGATCGGGCCGATTGA
- a CDS encoding TIGR00730 family Rossman fold protein, with product MRISGEFLRGFRALHFVGPCVTVFGSARFKPDNPYCMMASEVGARIAAIGLTTLTGGGPGIMEAANRGAREAGGRSLGCNIELPEEQAPNPYVDRFITFRYFFVRKVMLVKYSVAFVVLPGGFGTLDELFEAATLVQTNKILSFPIVLMGRDYWAPLVEFMNTRMIEAGTISARDLDLVHVTDDPAEAISFVRHGMDLDVVRRAKLAKRRWWLGE from the coding sequence GTGCGGATCTCGGGAGAGTTTCTCCGCGGGTTCCGCGCGCTGCACTTTGTGGGCCCGTGCGTGACCGTCTTCGGATCGGCCCGGTTCAAGCCCGATAACCCCTACTGCATGATGGCGAGCGAGGTTGGGGCGCGGATCGCCGCGATCGGCCTGACGACGCTCACGGGCGGCGGGCCGGGGATCATGGAGGCGGCCAACCGCGGCGCGCGCGAGGCCGGGGGCCGGTCGCTGGGGTGCAACATCGAACTGCCGGAAGAGCAGGCGCCCAACCCGTACGTGGATCGGTTCATCACGTTCCGGTACTTCTTTGTCCGGAAAGTGATGCTGGTGAAGTACAGCGTGGCGTTCGTCGTGCTGCCGGGCGGATTCGGAACGCTGGACGAGCTGTTCGAGGCCGCGACGCTCGTGCAGACGAACAAGATCCTGTCGTTCCCCATCGTGCTGATGGGGCGGGACTACTGGGCCCCGCTGGTGGAGTTCATGAACACGCGGATGATCGAGGCGGGCACCATCAGCGCGCGGGATCTGGACCTGGTGCACGTGACGGACGACCCGGCGGAAGCGATCTCGTTTGTGCGGCACGGGATGGACCTGGACGTGGTGCGCCGGGCAAAGCTCGCCAAGCGGCGCTGGTGGTTGGGCGAGTAG
- a CDS encoding RNA polymerase sigma factor: MSDESVQPGMSEDMGTGGPADRLSPQEFALRLQESRRVVWTIAAAILHDSSQADDVVQDAAAIALGKLGDFDPATSFTAWFGQIVRFVALNETRRRRRHPTSGPDALDGAPARRADGASPFDRRVDAALATLSDVARTCLVLRTVHGLSFAQIAEALDLPEGTAMSHVHRARAVLRERLASNAEEGGSP; the protein is encoded by the coding sequence GTGAGCGACGAATCGGTCCAACCTGGAATGTCCGAAGACATGGGCACCGGCGGGCCGGCAGATCGCCTGTCGCCGCAGGAGTTCGCACTCCGACTCCAGGAGTCCCGCCGCGTCGTGTGGACCATCGCCGCCGCCATTCTGCACGACTCGAGCCAGGCCGATGACGTGGTCCAGGACGCCGCCGCCATCGCGCTCGGCAAGCTGGGCGACTTCGACCCGGCAACCAGTTTCACCGCGTGGTTCGGGCAGATCGTCCGGTTTGTGGCCCTCAACGAAACGCGCCGCCGACGCCGGCATCCCACCTCGGGGCCCGACGCCCTCGACGGCGCCCCCGCCCGCCGCGCCGACGGAGCCTCCCCCTTCGACCGCCGGGTAGACGCCGCACTTGCCACGCTCTCCGATGTCGCCCGAACCTGCCTCGTGCTCCGCACCGTGCACGGGCTCTCCTTCGCCCAGATCGCCGAAGCCCTCGACCTCCCGGAGGGCACGGCCATGAGCCACGTTCATCGCGCTCGCGCCGTGCTCCGCGAGCGGCTCGCCTCCAACGCCGAAGAAGGGGGGTCGCCATGA
- a CDS encoding F0F1 ATP synthase subunit epsilon produces MAKKSFVCTVVTPTASLVSGEVFYANVPAWDGQMGFLPGRAPILARLGKGELRLDFADTQKFKGGTASYRIDGGFIKMADDKLVILAEKAEPINA; encoded by the coding sequence GTGGCCAAGAAGTCCTTCGTCTGCACCGTCGTCACCCCCACCGCCTCGCTCGTCAGCGGCGAGGTCTTCTACGCCAACGTCCCCGCCTGGGACGGCCAGATGGGCTTCCTCCCGGGACGCGCGCCCATCCTCGCCCGCCTCGGCAAGGGCGAACTCCGTCTCGACTTCGCCGACACCCAGAAGTTCAAGGGCGGCACCGCCTCGTACCGCATCGACGGCGGCTTCATCAAGATGGCCGACGACAAGCTCGTCATCCTCGCCGAGAAGGCCGAACCCATCAACGCCTGA